GAAAGAAGATTTGATTATGAGAAGCCTGATAAAATGTTGAGTGGAATCTTGTTTTTACAAGTCCTGTTGATGAACTAATGGAGattttgaaaagaatgaaattatcatttttgtCATGTTGGACTTGGTAATGCTTTGGATAAATCAGCAGTGATCTTGGAAACGGATTGTGAAGTGAGAATCTACAAGAGGAacactcctctctctctctctctctctctctctcccccccccccccccccccccccccgggcccCAAACAACAAAAACCCCAAAACGGCCCCGGCAGTTTTCAATCTTCTGTTTCTTTCTGATGTCAGGCAGACGGTCTGACAGTTTGCCTCAGAATGATTCTGTTTTCATGAATCCAGATTCTGATATAAAACTGCAAGGGTTAACTGCAACTACATTTTGTCATACACAATTAATTCAGTTCTCTATAAATCTCATTTGTTTTCAGTTTTTCCAATCACTCATTTGATATCCAATTGATCAGCTAATCCTACTCACTTATTCTTATCATTAACTATAATTAGTCACATGAGATGGAATTGTTTCTTTAAACTCATTGACCCAACATCTCTCTCTAATCACATCCCTGTTATATCAAATTATTCTTTGGAAAGTAGATGAAAATAGGTAATTGGAGCAATTGGGTGTCATAACGGGTTTGATTAGAAAAATGGGAAACCCTAGGAGTGTCAATGGAATTAGATCAAACCTAAGGGGATGCAAATGTATTTTGGTAAGACATAAGTATCATGCATCGTGTTGAGAACCGAGGACCTTCTATTTATCAAGCTATTCACTAATGTTTATATTTTGGTGGGTCATTTATGTTCTATATTGCATTTACAGGAACATCAGCCTGTCCAGCGGGGAAATTTTACTGTAGGAATGCTGGAAGTATTCCTCggtttatattttcttctcgtGTTAATGATCGATTTTGTGGTGAGTGGTTCACTAAAATTATTTCTCTTCCTTCTCAAGCATCTTCACACTGGTCAGGGCTTAAGTTGTTTCTTGTTTCTTAGGCTTAACCTAAGTTGAAACAACACAGTTTCTGGAATCATGCCTCTTGCTTTGAAATGTGATTGACGAATGATATTCTAATCCAAGAAAGCTTTTGTGTTCTTTCATAGTGGTGGAGCTCTTTGCTGTGGATCTAAATGACCCTTTCATATGTAGCTTCCACAACTAGAATGGCATGTCTCCTTGAATCAAACCACATTCTTTATAGTCccataaagaatgaatttggaGCCGGAAACTGAATTACTGGCAGGACTATTATGTTTATGAAATTTTACTTTCCTGCCTATGTTGTTTCCATATTAGAATTTAGATCTCTTATCCTTGTAAGACTCAGATTTGCTGGCACTTTATCCGAGTTATCTATACTAATCAAGCCCCATATCATATAAACGATGATTTCAAGTTGGGATTATTGTAAGGACAGTTCCTATTCCTCCTAATCTGAGTTCTGGTTCATTATAATCCATGTAGATTGCTGTGATGGAAGTGATGAATATGATGGTAGTATCAATTGTCCAAACACATGCGTCATGGGTGGGAATATTGACTACAAGACTGGCAGTTATGTCCCAACAATTCGTGACATGAGCTCTATCAatgaaaaagaaaccaaaagtgGAGTTAATTTGGAGGACTTGATTCAAAAGCTTAaaggttttttgttttctttttttcttgaaatgatTTTGCCATTCTAGAACATGATTTGTTTGTTGATACAAGTGGGGGTCTTGTGCTTTCAGGTCTGAAGGTAATTATAATCCTACAGGCAGTTCTCATTGGTTGTGTTGTGGTTTTTCGAATTTTCCACCGCCGTGCCAGATCCAAAAGAAGACGCTTGCGTTGAGAAATCCACCAGCCACGTGTAGCTGACTCTTACTTTTTGGTGAGGAAATATTTTCCCGTTTTGAGTTTGACATGAATCCGATTATCTTTTCCTGCTGTTTTGGGAATACATTCAGATCCTAAAAGGTAGATTGGCTGATTTCTTATCATAATGCTTTCTTTGACATATGTTTAGGGCTTTCAGTGCATAGATTGCTTTTTGGTGGGGACTCTTTCTTCCAGATTCGGCTGTTCTTATTCCAAAAACCTGACACGCTGCAGACATGATTCCAATGTCTGTTGCATCCATACAAGAACTTGCTGGTGGCAAACTAACCATATAATGGATGGATATCTGTGTCTGCTCCAGTGCATATTGGACGGCAGgaaaattcaacttttaacacAATGGTAACATACGGAGCTTTGAGTTCAATATCATCCAGAGCCTACATGAATTTataggaagaaaaaagaactgCCTTGCTTCGATGATATTAAGATTGGAATTAGAGTACAGAGGGAACTtgggtttgaatgatttttttttataagtaacttgGGTTTGAATGATAGGAATGAATGgtaaattttgattcttaaaccaAATTGGTAGGTCCTTAACTTCCTCCATTACTggtaaattatgatattaaccAAGTGGTAGGTCCTTAACTTGCTATGCACAATGATTTTCCTCTGCCACAAGTAAGAATTTACGAGTTTTGTCTAAAAAAAGAAGGGGCCCATAACTTTGAGAACCAGCTAATTTATTGCTGTAAAAGACGaccaagattttaaaaatcgaAGTCTTCAGTATATTCTCCTTGAAAGAAATGGATAGTTTTATTTGAGTTCAAATGTCAACTCCCGCAATAGCTATGATGTTAGGCGCATATGATGCATGATAATAAGATGCCGTAATTGTCTATCTACTGTCTAcagttctttgtttttgttccgAGAAATTTCATATTGTGAAGATTTTTCCACATGGTGTACAAAAGTCGAGTTAGCTATGGATGTCATGTACTGTGAACAAGCCAGATACGCAATGGGATGAGGTTCATTACATTAGttgcatatatatatctatatatatatatatatataaatgatatttgcagtcgtggttgtgcaagcggtatgcagtcgttttgaaaaaaatgaattaatatgggacccacatgaaaaaaaaattaactttttaatcgtggatcccactctttttcaaagcgattgcgcggcgtttgtaattccacgactgtatgtagcattgctcatatatatatataatatgtatgtatgtatgtatgtgtatgagCAACAAAAGTTTTCTTATCGAGATCATGTATGATAAGCTTTCCATTGTAGAAGTGGCACAAAAACATTCGCATATCATGAAAGATCGAATTGATCCTCAATCAACAGAAAGGCGGCTATCTTGGATAGCTACAATGACTGAGAGAGTGAGAATGCATGAGAAaatgtcttcttcttcctctctttttttttttttttttctttaaacttataaaaaaaatataattgaataattaaatataatttttctcattaaattaaacttttgaaataaattttgacTTTGAGATGGCTAATTCAATGCTAGTGCACTAAGAAGTTTGAGCTACGGTAACTAGTTCTTGGGAATCATATTTGGTTGGTACAATAGCAAGGTCTCCAACgatatttatgaaattttagacaactataatcaacaaattttATGTATTACTATTAAATGACCGTTGAAAatagaagtaaaaaaataatttaattagagggAACTAGATAACCGTTatgttattaaatataaaattatcataaaAGTACATGTcataaattatgaaatttaacacaaaatatattttatttgattacaAACTAACATATAACTGgtagaattgcaaaatatgaaaaaaataaattagattaaaaaaatataaaaaaaatgagattaataatattttattgttttgagtttagaTAAATAATCTAGATTGGGATATgtctaaaaatgattttttgcgATAAAATTTGCTGTCGCTGCAAAAGAATTGGCcgcaaaaaatcatttttgttgtagtgttagGTTTTGAGTGGagtagataaaagataaaaatatataatattagataaaatTTGAGTAATTAAATGCGAATGCTTTTAGAGATACTCATTTTAATTCGTTATGCAACTTAAGAAATATGTTTAAAGCAATTTTGATTATACTGAAATATTTTCAGAGGCGGATTCAGTTATTCTCAACATGGTGATGCCAATGTACGTAGCTTTCACAATTATAATGTCATTTGAGTTTTCTTTATCttgaattaaatgaaaaaaatcatgGGAGTAGCCGATTCTCTGTGCCAAGCGTTGCAATTACAAACTCAAAGACATTTCAAATTGGATGCATTTGGTCAAAGCTACAAAAGCACTCCATTTAGAAGTTGAGAAAAGAGATTGGCCTGGAGAATTTTCATAGAAACGAGAAATCATTTTGTGAAAGACACGACACTGATGTTTTTTATTCGAGTCATGTTGTACATAGGTCAAGTTGAGGAAGATCTCACACTTAATGAGATCTTTTTACATTTGACACTCAAACTGAACAACAGGTTTATTGAGAAAGCAATGATACTTCTTATTCTTAGTTAACTTTGGATCCTAAAAATGCATAACCATACATAAATAGCTCGTTTGGATtcatagatgagataagatgattttagatgaaagttgaataaatattattagaataatattttttaatattatttttgttttaatatttaaaaaagttgaaacgagatttaaaaaagttcaattgtttattatattttatgtgaaaatttgagacagttgtaatgataaaatgggATAAAACACTCTCTAAATccaaatgaaaatgtttttcttCACGATTTTATAGACTAAGAAATGATTCATTTCAGTTTCTTTTGACACGTTGAACTTGATGTGCTTTATTATtatgatatgaaaaaattgtCTCCAGCATCTATGCTGTCTCGACAGCTAGCTAAGACAGGAAAATCAAAATTCTATTACTTGGTTAATAGATTGATTGGTCTTTTGCAATCTTTTGATTTCAATAACTACtatagaaaatgaatttttgggtCCAATAACGAACTTcctgaaaattatttattaattattattaagaaaGAAATCGTTATAAGTTTTAGCACTAGAtgttaatatatagattattattattctttaaaaCGTTGTCAGGTCCAAGTATGATGGCAAAAATTGTatacctctttttcttttttcttttcatttttttataattattattattttttaaagaagagtaAGCAATCACTTGTCTAATAGTGATGTTCACctgaatttattaataaatctcTCGCTTAAGGTGAAGGAAAACcgtgaaaacaaaataaagccTTCAgataaaaactagaaaaaaaaaaaactctaaacaaaaccaaagcgcaaaaacaaaataaacaagaacCAAACCGCGATCAAACTTAACAACAACGTATAGAAGGAAACCCTGATAAATCTAACCGTATCAAGCCTTTAAGAATCTGAGCCATAGAAGAAGTATTAGAGTAGTCCGAAATAGCACCAGCAGCGCCAGCTTTAGCCAACCAGTCCGCTACTTTATTACCTTCACGTAGAACATACTGGAAGTAACAATTAATAGATTGCACTAAGATCACGATTTCATCCCAATAATCCTCCAAGTACCAAACCCCACATCGACCTCTATGCCACCAAGAAATAATCACCATTGAGTCAACCTCTATGATTAC
This is a stretch of genomic DNA from Carya illinoinensis cultivar Pawnee chromosome 3, C.illinoinensisPawnee_v1, whole genome shotgun sequence. It encodes these proteins:
- the LOC122304067 gene encoding glucosidase 2 subunit beta isoform X2, whose product is MEHGHDRRFLTLSFCISFIPFLFPSYASPFSNTPLLGIHPLDEKYFQPEVIKCKDGSKSFTRDRVNDDFCDCLDGTDEPDCCDGSDEYDGSINCPNTCVMGGNIDYKTGSYVPTIRDMSSINEKETKSGVNLEDLIQKLKGLKVIIILQAVLIGCVVVFRIFHRRARSKRRRLR
- the LOC122304067 gene encoding glucosidase 2 subunit beta isoform X1, translated to MEHGHDRRFLTLSFCISFIPFLFPSYASPFSNTPLLGIHPLDEKYFQPEVIKCKDGSKSFTRDRVNDDFCDCLDGTDEPGTSACPAGKFYCRNAGSIPRFIFSSRVNDRFCDCCDGSDEYDGSINCPNTCVMGGNIDYKTGSYVPTIRDMSSINEKETKSGVNLEDLIQKLKGLKVIIILQAVLIGCVVVFRIFHRRARSKRRRLR